One genomic region from Frateuria soli encodes:
- a CDS encoding amidohydrolase, protein MNRTLRLSLLALLAAAPTLQAADLYVHNVKGYTLDSQGKLQRFDALLVDEGKVVATGTDSALARRAGDARVVDGHGKTLLPGLIDAHGHVLELGYALTQADLTGTQSLDEALARVKDYAKAHPDARWIVGGGWNQVIWKLGRFPTARELDAVVSDRPVWLSRVDGHAAWANTAAMKLAGITRDTKDPPGGRIERDAQGNPTGVFVDGATALVGAVVPEPTDKERATALDTALAEMARVGLTGVDDAGIDLPNYRLYKRYADEHRLTARIYAMIRDTGDAFDTITAGAPLDGYGDGYLTVHSVKLFADGALGSRGAAMLAPYSDDPHNHGLLFMSPGTMASKIEKAFAKGYQVNIHAIGDAANREVLDGFAAAYKVHPDAKAFRNRVEHAQIVSLKDIPRFVPLNLIASMQPTHATSDMNMAEDRVGHERIEGAYAWRRFLKQGTVVAFGSDFPVESPNPFFGLHAAVTRQNHQNQPPGGWYPDQKLSLVEALRAFTLSAAYAGHAEKTQGSLEPGKYADFILVDRDIFAINPQDLWKTKVLGTWVGGKQVYPASK, encoded by the coding sequence ATGAACCGCACCCTGCGTCTGTCCCTGCTCGCCCTGCTGGCCGCCGCGCCGACGCTGCAGGCCGCCGATCTGTACGTGCACAACGTCAAGGGCTACACCCTGGACAGCCAGGGCAAGCTGCAGCGCTTCGACGCCCTGCTGGTGGACGAGGGCAAAGTGGTCGCCACCGGCACCGACAGCGCGCTGGCCAGGCGCGCAGGCGACGCCAGGGTGGTCGACGGCCATGGCAAGACCCTGCTGCCGGGCCTGATCGACGCCCACGGCCATGTGCTGGAGCTGGGCTACGCACTCACCCAGGCCGACCTGACCGGAACGCAATCGCTCGATGAAGCGCTCGCCCGCGTCAAGGATTACGCCAAGGCTCATCCGGACGCCCGCTGGATCGTCGGTGGCGGCTGGAACCAGGTCATCTGGAAACTCGGCCGCTTTCCCACCGCCAGGGAACTGGATGCGGTGGTGTCCGACCGCCCGGTGTGGCTCAGCCGCGTCGACGGCCATGCCGCCTGGGCCAACACCGCGGCGATGAAGCTGGCCGGCATCACCCGCGACACCAAGGATCCGCCCGGCGGCCGCATCGAACGCGACGCCCAGGGCAATCCCACCGGCGTATTCGTCGACGGCGCCACCGCGCTGGTCGGCGCGGTCGTTCCCGAACCTACCGACAAGGAACGCGCCACCGCGCTCGACACCGCCTTGGCGGAGATGGCGCGCGTAGGACTGACCGGCGTGGACGACGCCGGCATCGACCTGCCCAACTACCGCCTCTACAAGCGCTATGCCGACGAACACAGGCTCACCGCGCGCATCTACGCGATGATCCGCGACACCGGCGATGCCTTCGACACGATCACCGCCGGCGCTCCGCTGGACGGCTACGGCGATGGCTACCTCACCGTGCACTCGGTCAAGCTGTTCGCCGACGGCGCGCTCGGCAGCCGCGGCGCGGCCATGCTCGCGCCCTACTCCGACGACCCGCACAACCACGGCCTGCTGTTCATGAGCCCGGGCACGATGGCGTCGAAGATCGAGAAGGCCTTCGCCAAGGGTTACCAGGTCAACATCCATGCGATCGGCGATGCGGCCAATCGCGAGGTGCTGGACGGCTTCGCCGCCGCCTACAAGGTCCATCCGGATGCCAAGGCCTTCCGCAACCGCGTCGAGCACGCGCAGATCGTCTCGCTCAAGGACATTCCGCGCTTTGTCCCGCTGAACCTCATCGCCTCGATGCAGCCCACGCACGCCACCTCTGACATGAACATGGCCGAGGACCGCGTGGGCCACGAACGCATCGAGGGCGCCTACGCGTGGCGGCGCTTCCTCAAGCAGGGCACGGTGGTCGCCTTCGGCTCGGACTTCCCGGTCGAGTCACCCAACCCGTTCTTCGGCCTGCATGCGGCGGTTACCCGGCAGAACCACCAGAACCAGCCGCCGGGCGGCTGGTATCCCGACCAGAAACTGAGCCTGGTCGAGGCGCTGCGCGCGTTTACCCTGAGCGCGGCCTACGCCGGCCACGCGGAGAAGACCCAGGGCTCGCTGGAGCCGGGCAAGTACGCCGACTTCATTCTGGTGGACCGGGACATCTTCGCGATCAACCCGCAGGACCTCTGGAAGACCAAAGTGTTGGGCACCTGGGTAGGTGGTAAGCAGGTGTATCCGGCGAGCAAGTAA
- a CDS encoding FMN-dependent NADH-azoreductase, with the protein MKLLHIDSSALGQHSVSRGLTADIVARVKRDRPDASTRYRDLAAQPLPHWAPVADAGDPAALLGDEMMDEFLAADVIVLGAPMYNFGIPSTLKAWIDRIAVAGKTFRYTANGPEGLAGGKRVIVASSRGGFYGEGTGGAAMDFQENYLRAVLGFLGITDVEFVRAEGVAVSAAHKDQALAAAKEAIGTLLPKAA; encoded by the coding sequence ATGAAACTGCTGCACATCGATTCGAGCGCCCTGGGCCAGCATTCGGTCTCGCGCGGCCTCACCGCGGACATCGTGGCCCGGGTCAAGCGTGATCGCCCCGACGCCTCCACCCGCTATCGCGACCTGGCGGCCCAGCCACTGCCGCACTGGGCGCCGGTGGCCGATGCCGGGGATCCGGCCGCGCTGTTGGGCGACGAGATGATGGACGAGTTCCTCGCCGCCGACGTCATCGTGCTCGGCGCGCCGATGTACAACTTCGGCATTCCCAGCACGCTCAAGGCCTGGATCGACCGCATCGCGGTGGCCGGCAAGACCTTCCGCTACACCGCCAACGGCCCCGAGGGCCTGGCCGGCGGCAAGCGGGTGATCGTGGCTTCCAGCCGCGGCGGGTTCTATGGCGAAGGCACGGGCGGCGCGGCGATGGATTTCCAGGAGAACTACCTGCGCGCGGTGTTGGGTTTCCTGGGCATCACCGACGTGGAATTCGTGCGCGCCGAAGGTGTGGCGGTCAGTGCCGCGCACAAGGACCAGGCGCTGGCGGCCGCGAAGGAAGCCATCGGGACGCTGCTGCCCAAGGCGGCGTAA
- a CDS encoding LysR substrate-binding domain-containing protein: MTLDGTLQDLNDLYFFAMVVEHNGFSAAGRALGIPKSRLSKRVSQLEERLGVRLLQRTTRRFVVTEVGERFYAHCRAVLEEARAAQEAVDELRAEPRGVVRLSCPVSLAQTVVAHVLPDFLAQYPKVQVRVLSSNRRVDVVGEGYDIAIRVRSKLDSDANLVMRTFGLSRVLAVASPGLLDRVGRPTTPAGLSALPALTMLEHEGAQVWELIDAHGERASVEMTARLVTGEFALLLEAARRGLGVALLPEFVCAPAITRGDLEVVLPDWSAPEGTMHFVYPSRRGMLPGVRALVDFLAERLPEATRQKHEQCRKRPLDPLDRPRA; encoded by the coding sequence ATGACCCTCGACGGCACGCTGCAGGACCTCAACGACCTCTACTTCTTCGCCATGGTGGTCGAGCACAACGGCTTCTCGGCGGCCGGCCGTGCACTGGGTATCCCGAAGTCGCGCCTGAGCAAGCGGGTGTCGCAACTGGAGGAGCGCCTGGGCGTGCGCCTGCTGCAACGGACCACCCGGCGCTTCGTGGTCACCGAAGTGGGCGAGCGCTTCTATGCCCATTGCCGCGCGGTATTGGAGGAAGCCCGCGCGGCGCAGGAGGCGGTCGACGAGCTGCGCGCCGAGCCGCGCGGCGTGGTGCGGCTGAGCTGCCCGGTCTCGCTGGCGCAGACGGTGGTGGCGCACGTACTGCCGGACTTTCTGGCGCAGTACCCCAAGGTGCAGGTGCGCGTGCTCTCCAGCAACCGGCGCGTGGACGTGGTGGGCGAGGGTTACGACATCGCCATCCGCGTTCGCAGCAAGCTCGACAGCGACGCCAACCTGGTGATGCGCACGTTCGGCCTGTCGCGTGTGCTGGCGGTGGCCAGCCCCGGGTTGCTCGATCGCGTGGGGCGGCCCACGACGCCGGCGGGCCTGTCCGCGCTGCCTGCGCTCACCATGCTCGAACACGAGGGCGCGCAGGTGTGGGAGCTGATCGACGCGCACGGCGAGCGCGCCTCGGTGGAGATGACTGCACGCCTGGTCACCGGCGAGTTCGCGCTGCTGCTGGAAGCGGCCCGCCGTGGCCTCGGCGTGGCGCTGCTGCCGGAGTTCGTCTGCGCACCGGCCATCACGCGAGGCGACCTCGAAGTCGTCCTGCCCGACTGGAGCGCGCCGGAAGGCACCATGCACTTCGTCTATCCCAGCCGCCGCGGCATGCTGCCCGGCGTGCGTGCGCTGGTCGACTTCCTGGCCGAGCGCCTGCCCGAGGCGACGCGCCAGAAGCACGAGCAGTGCCGCAAGCGCCCGCTTGATCCGCTCGACAGGCCGCGCGCATGA
- a CDS encoding pyridoxal phosphate-dependent aminotransferase: MNIDTKLPKVGTTIFSVMSQLALDHQAVNLGQGFPDFEPPQSLRDALARAMAEGRNQYAPGIGTAPLREQIAIKTQRLYGRRVDPATEITVTSGATEALFAAIAATVRAGEEVIVFDPAYDSYEPAIELQGAHAVHIPLTVPSFAIDWQRVRDAITPRTRMILINSPHNPSGAVLSADDLDTLAEITRDTGILVLSDEVYEHIVYDGARHESVLRHPELAERSIVVSSFGKTYHCTGWKVGYAVAPAALSAEFRKVHQYLTFCTFHPAQVAFAEIMAKDPAHYLELPDFYQAKRDRFRALLAPSRFRLLDVPGGYFQLVDYSAIRDEDDLAFARWLVEQGGVAGIPLTPFYEKPPGTRLLRLCFAKSDATMAAAAERLCRL; this comes from the coding sequence ATGAATATCGATACCAAGCTGCCCAAGGTCGGTACCACCATCTTCAGCGTGATGAGCCAGCTCGCGCTGGATCACCAGGCGGTGAACCTGGGCCAGGGCTTTCCGGATTTCGAGCCGCCGCAATCATTGCGCGACGCGCTGGCGCGCGCGATGGCCGAGGGCAGGAACCAGTACGCGCCGGGGATCGGCACCGCGCCGCTGCGCGAGCAGATCGCGATCAAGACCCAGCGGCTGTACGGGCGGCGTGTCGACCCGGCCACCGAGATCACCGTGACCTCCGGTGCCACCGAGGCGCTTTTCGCGGCGATCGCGGCGACCGTGCGCGCGGGCGAGGAAGTGATCGTCTTCGATCCCGCCTACGATTCCTACGAGCCGGCGATCGAACTGCAGGGTGCGCACGCAGTGCACATCCCGCTGACCGTGCCGAGCTTCGCCATCGACTGGCAGCGCGTGCGCGACGCGATCACGCCCAGGACCCGGATGATCCTCATCAACAGTCCGCACAATCCTTCGGGTGCGGTGTTGTCCGCGGACGATCTGGACACCCTGGCCGAGATCACCCGCGACACCGGCATCCTCGTGCTCTCCGACGAGGTCTACGAGCACATCGTGTACGACGGCGCGCGGCACGAGAGCGTGCTGCGCCATCCGGAGCTGGCCGAACGCAGCATCGTGGTATCCAGCTTCGGCAAGACCTACCACTGCACCGGCTGGAAGGTCGGCTACGCGGTGGCTCCGGCTGCGCTGTCGGCCGAGTTCCGCAAGGTGCATCAGTACCTGACCTTCTGCACGTTCCATCCGGCGCAGGTCGCGTTTGCCGAAATCATGGCGAAAGACCCGGCGCATTACCTGGAACTGCCGGACTTCTACCAGGCCAAGCGCGACCGCTTCCGCGCGCTGCTGGCGCCCTCGCGCTTCAGGCTGCTGGACGTGCCGGGCGGCTATTTCCAGCTGGTCGACTACTCGGCCATCCGCGACGAGGACGACCTCGCCTTCGCGCGCTGGCTGGTGGAGCAGGGCGGCGTGGCGGGGATCCCGTTGACGCCGTTCTACGAGAAGCCGCCGGGCACGCGCCTGCTGCGCCTTTGCTTCGCCAAGAGCGACGCCACCATGGCCGCGGCCGCGGAGCGCCTATGCCGCCTCTGA
- a CDS encoding amidohydrolase produces MPPLSMQPLTVSLVQGDTRWHDAPANREYYGALVRQARGSDLIVLPETFLSGFSNDTRVSAGTMDGEGVTWLRDLASEVDAVICGSLAIIEGGTVYNRLFWMRPDGSHAQYDKRHLFRMAGEHTRYGGGRERLVVELKGWRILPQVCYDLRFPVWLRNRRLESAAGGMDYDLALFVANWPAPRRQPWRTLLRARAIENLACVVGVNRVGVDGNDLPYAGDSAVIDPVGEPMIELGAQEQVATVRLDPAPLLAYRERFPAWMDADEFSLGPM; encoded by the coding sequence ATGCCGCCTCTGAGCATGCAGCCGCTGACCGTCAGCCTGGTCCAGGGCGACACGCGCTGGCACGACGCGCCGGCCAATCGCGAGTACTACGGCGCGCTGGTGCGCCAGGCCCGGGGCAGCGACCTGATCGTGCTCCCGGAGACCTTCCTGTCCGGCTTCAGCAACGACACCCGCGTCAGCGCCGGCACCATGGACGGCGAAGGCGTGACCTGGCTGCGTGATCTGGCCAGCGAAGTGGATGCGGTGATCTGCGGCAGCCTGGCCATCATCGAGGGCGGCACGGTCTACAACCGCCTGTTCTGGATGCGACCGGACGGCAGCCACGCGCAGTACGACAAGCGCCACCTGTTCCGCATGGCGGGCGAGCACACCCGTTACGGCGGCGGCCGGGAACGGCTGGTGGTGGAGCTCAAAGGTTGGCGCATCCTGCCGCAGGTCTGCTACGACCTGCGCTTCCCGGTCTGGTTGCGCAACCGCCGGCTGGAGAGCGCCGCCGGCGGCATGGACTACGACCTGGCACTGTTCGTCGCCAACTGGCCGGCACCGCGCCGGCAACCCTGGCGCACGCTGCTACGCGCACGGGCCATCGAGAACCTGGCCTGCGTGGTGGGCGTCAACCGCGTGGGCGTGGACGGCAACGACTTGCCCTACGCGGGCGACAGTGCGGTGATCGACCCGGTCGGCGAGCCGATGATAGAACTCGGCGCGCAGGAGCAAGTCGCCACCGTGCGCCTGGATCCGGCTCCCTTGCTGGCGTATCGCGAGCGGTTCCCCGCCTGGATGGATGCCGACGAGTTCTCGTTGGGTCCGATGTGA
- a CDS encoding peptidoglycan-binding protein has product MRTGSLKRGALALGIGSAMLLSGCASLAATKKEPIGGSAAGSASAGANATLEHCARPLGTLAVEEDTSQDWFAILTTQYHLPATTPLIRLMIQQSNCFVVVDRGHAMSSMMQERGLADSGELRGRSNMGKGQMVAADYVVTPTIQFAENTGGGGAALAGVVPYGALIGAIAGSIKHREASTTLLLTDVRSGVQVAAAQGSASKNDFGFGGLGIGGSAGAGAGDYSKTPQGRLIASAFMHSYNEMVRAVRHYAPQKVAGGLGTGGSLGVDGASGTQAEGFSLSEAQRRLAALGLYTSKVDGLPGPGTTKAISRFQQIRGLNVTGRLDDATVDALRN; this is encoded by the coding sequence ATGAGAACTGGATCATTGAAGCGTGGCGCCCTCGCACTCGGCATCGGCTCGGCCATGCTGCTCAGCGGCTGCGCCAGCCTGGCCGCCACCAAGAAGGAGCCGATCGGCGGATCGGCCGCGGGTTCGGCCAGCGCCGGTGCCAACGCTACCCTGGAGCATTGCGCCAGGCCGCTCGGCACGCTGGCGGTCGAGGAGGACACCAGCCAGGACTGGTTCGCCATCCTGACCACCCAGTACCACCTGCCGGCCACCACGCCGTTGATCCGCCTGATGATCCAGCAGAGCAACTGTTTCGTGGTGGTGGACCGTGGCCACGCGATGAGTTCGATGATGCAGGAACGCGGGCTGGCCGACTCGGGCGAACTGCGTGGCCGAAGCAACATGGGCAAGGGCCAGATGGTTGCGGCCGATTACGTGGTTACGCCCACCATCCAGTTCGCCGAGAACACCGGGGGCGGCGGCGCCGCGCTTGCGGGCGTCGTACCGTATGGAGCGCTCATCGGCGCGATTGCCGGTTCCATCAAGCACCGCGAGGCTTCGACCACCCTGCTGCTCACGGATGTGCGCTCGGGCGTGCAGGTCGCCGCGGCGCAGGGTAGCGCCAGCAAGAACGATTTCGGCTTCGGCGGGCTGGGAATCGGCGGCTCCGCCGGGGCAGGCGCGGGCGATTACAGCAAGACCCCGCAGGGCCGGCTCATCGCCAGCGCGTTCATGCATTCCTACAACGAGATGGTGCGTGCGGTCCGTCATTACGCGCCGCAGAAGGTGGCGGGCGGTCTGGGTACCGGTGGCAGTCTGGGTGTCGATGGCGCGTCCGGGACGCAAGCGGAAGGCTTTTCGCTTTCCGAAGCCCAGCGGCGGCTTGCGGCGCTGGGGCTCTACACAAGCAAGGTCGACGGCCTACCCGGTCCCGGCACCACGAAGGCGATCAGCCGCTTCCAGCAGATTCGCGGGTTGAACGTGACCGGCCGACTGGACGACGCGACGGTCGATGCGTTGAGGAACTGA
- the arsC gene encoding arsenate reductase (glutaredoxin) (This arsenate reductase requires both glutathione and glutaredoxin to convert arsenate to arsenite, after which the efflux transporter formed by ArsA and ArsB can extrude the arsenite from the cell, providing resistance.), with product MGVRIYHNSRCSKSRGTLELLQARGIEPEVVNYLDTPPGVDELKTLLRLLGMAPRQLLRTGEAEYKELGLDDAALGDEAILQAMVAHPRLIERPIVVADGKAAIGRPPEAVLAILP from the coding sequence ATGGGCGTGCGCATCTATCACAACAGCCGCTGCTCGAAGTCGCGCGGCACGCTGGAGCTGTTGCAGGCGCGCGGCATCGAACCGGAAGTCGTGAATTACCTGGACACGCCGCCCGGCGTGGACGAGCTCAAGACCCTGCTCCGCCTGCTCGGCATGGCGCCGCGCCAGCTGCTGCGCACCGGCGAGGCGGAATACAAGGAGCTGGGCCTGGACGACGCCGCGTTGGGCGACGAAGCGATCCTCCAGGCAATGGTCGCGCACCCCAGGCTCATCGAGCGCCCCATCGTCGTTGCCGATGGCAAGGCCGCCATCGGACGTCCGCCGGAGGCGGTCCTGGCCATCCTGCCGTAA
- a CDS encoding pseudouridine synthase: MTAPQKSVLTLKREPREETSNPALEERLHKVLANAGLGSRRMLEQRIQGGEVELNGTPAGIGASVHAGDRVVLDGKQFVVATDNRDDTEVLLYHKPEGVVTTREDPEGRPTVFEQLPRLKGARWVAVGRLDINTTGLLLLTTDGELANALMHPRSGLGREYLCRVHGEVPDEVIEKLKAGVELEDGPARFDEIAIISRGGSHSWFRVVIREGRNREVRRLWDSQGFLVSRLKRIRYGSVELPRTLRRGESESLSEEAIKDLRKAAGLGPAQPVLTLSPVLHQRRASRSVTEYRPERGAQTGWSGAYHDEARELRAFDRIREEPVRGKQQRRRPGKEVNGNVARPERPASPGRRKNKRGVAPGQELPSVRTWFAGESRDGGGRGPSGNRAGGNPAGGNPAGGNRRGGKPGGGKPGGSRGGEARSASPYAGFGGGGGANRGNRQGGSPGQGGRPQNRGNRPQGQGGGRPPGGRGGNRHGNR, from the coding sequence ATGACTGCGCCGCAGAAATCCGTCTTGACCCTCAAGCGCGAACCGCGCGAAGAGACCAGCAACCCCGCCCTGGAAGAACGCCTGCACAAGGTGCTTGCCAATGCGGGCCTCGGCTCGCGCCGCATGCTGGAGCAGCGTATCCAGGGTGGCGAGGTCGAACTCAACGGCACGCCGGCCGGCATCGGCGCCAGCGTGCACGCCGGCGACCGCGTGGTACTCGATGGCAAGCAGTTCGTCGTTGCCACCGACAACCGCGACGACACCGAGGTACTGCTCTACCACAAGCCCGAGGGCGTGGTGACCACCCGCGAGGATCCCGAAGGCCGTCCCACCGTGTTCGAGCAGCTGCCGCGCCTGAAGGGTGCGCGCTGGGTCGCGGTCGGTCGCCTGGACATCAACACCACCGGCCTGCTGCTGCTCACCACCGACGGCGAGCTGGCCAACGCGTTGATGCATCCCAGGAGTGGTCTTGGCCGCGAGTATCTCTGTCGCGTGCACGGCGAGGTGCCGGACGAGGTGATCGAGAAACTCAAGGCCGGCGTGGAACTGGAAGACGGCCCGGCCCGCTTCGACGAGATCGCCATCATCAGCCGCGGCGGCAGCCACAGCTGGTTCCGCGTGGTGATCCGCGAGGGCCGCAACCGCGAGGTGCGCCGCCTGTGGGATTCGCAGGGCTTCCTGGTCAGCCGCCTCAAGCGCATCCGCTACGGCAGCGTGGAGCTGCCGCGCACGCTGCGTCGCGGCGAGAGCGAATCGCTTTCCGAGGAGGCGATCAAGGACCTGCGCAAGGCCGCTGGCCTGGGTCCTGCCCAGCCCGTGCTGACGCTGAGCCCGGTACTTCACCAGCGCCGCGCCAGCCGCAGCGTCACCGAATATCGCCCCGAGCGTGGCGCGCAGACCGGCTGGAGCGGCGCCTATCACGACGAGGCGCGCGAACTGCGCGCATTCGACCGCATCCGCGAGGAACCGGTGCGCGGCAAGCAGCAGCGTCGGCGCCCCGGCAAGGAAGTCAACGGCAACGTCGCGCGCCCCGAGCGCCCGGCCAGCCCCGGCCGCCGCAAGAACAAGCGCGGCGTGGCACCGGGGCAGGAGCTTCCGTCGGTGCGCACCTGGTTCGCCGGCGAGAGCCGCGATGGCGGCGGCCGCGGCCCGTCCGGCAACCGGGCTGGCGGCAATCCGGCCGGTGGCAATCCGGCCGGTGGCAATCGCCGCGGTGGCAAGCCGGGTGGCGGCAAGCCGGGTGGCAGCCGCGGCGGTGAAGCACGCAGCGCCAGTCCCTACGCCGGCTTCGGCGGCGGTGGCGGCGCCAATCGCGGCAACCGTCAGGGCGGCTCGCCCGGCCAGGGCGGTCGGCCGCAGAACCGCGGCAACCGTCCGCAGGGCCAAGGCGGCGGTCGTCCGCCCGGTGGCCGCGGCGGCAACCGGCACGGCAACCGCTGA
- the scpB gene encoding SMC-Scp complex subunit ScpB has product MQIEQLKPIIEAALLAASQPLTVAQLGELFVEEDQVDREAIARALEALGEDCAGRGVELREVASGFRYQVRQDVHPWVSRMWTEKPSRYSRALLETLALIAYRQPITRPEIEQIRGVVVSSNIVKTLEEREWIRVVGHRDVPGRPALFGTTRAFLDYFNLKSLDELPPLSEIRDMEDPQLRLDQEPLPPRVIKDLPIDPDEESAGPMPDEAAGAGQVTDDSSQDETPTGEAPAPADAEAEPADATETAAASDDEARTPSATADEAAAPADVDEDAAEQDTEEYRA; this is encoded by the coding sequence ATGCAGATCGAGCAACTCAAACCGATCATCGAGGCAGCCCTGCTCGCCGCCAGCCAGCCGCTTACCGTGGCGCAACTGGGCGAGCTGTTCGTCGAAGAGGACCAGGTCGACCGCGAAGCCATTGCGCGCGCGCTCGAAGCACTGGGCGAGGATTGCGCCGGGCGTGGCGTGGAGCTGAGGGAAGTCGCCTCCGGCTTCCGCTACCAGGTCCGCCAGGACGTGCACCCGTGGGTGTCGCGCATGTGGACCGAGAAGCCCAGCCGCTACTCGCGGGCGCTGCTGGAGACCCTCGCGCTGATCGCCTACCGCCAGCCGATCACCCGGCCGGAAATCGAGCAGATCCGCGGCGTGGTGGTTTCTTCCAACATCGTCAAAACGCTGGAGGAACGCGAGTGGATCCGCGTGGTCGGCCACCGCGACGTGCCTGGCAGGCCGGCGCTGTTCGGCACCACCCGGGCCTTCCTCGACTACTTCAATCTCAAATCGCTGGATGAGTTGCCGCCGTTGTCCGAGATCCGCGACATGGAAGACCCGCAGCTGCGACTCGACCAGGAGCCGCTGCCGCCGCGGGTGATCAAGGACCTGCCGATCGATCCGGACGAGGAAAGCGCCGGACCCATGCCCGACGAGGCCGCCGGAGCCGGACAGGTCACCGACGACTCCAGCCAGGACGAAACACCCACCGGCGAGGCGCCTGCGCCCGCCGACGCCGAGGCCGAACCGGCCGACGCCACCGAAACCGCCGCCGCGTCGGACGACGAGGCGCGCACCCCATCCGCCACTGCCGACGAGGCAGCAGCCCCAGCGGACGTCGACGAAGACGCCGCCGAGCAGGACACCGAGGAGTACCGCGCATGA
- a CDS encoding segregation and condensation protein A: protein MSTEPQQPAAPSQDAFASIPQQQEMPLAIVRGEPLLQMPQDLYIPPDALEVFLEAFEGPLDLLLYLIRRQNLDILDIPIAEITRQYMEYIDMMRDVMRLELAAEYLLMAAILGEIKSRLLLPRPPAEEGLEDDPRAELVRRLQEYERFKKAAEDIDTLPRVERDTVPVHAEVGERNVVKLPPPLDLKEMLLALKDVMHRAELFGHHAIKREALSVRQRMGELLSRLEDGTFHRFESLFDVSEGRLGVVVTFLSMLELAKEMLVEIVQEEPLAPIYIKAKASLAEESVELPDDMPVSAAAE from the coding sequence ATGAGCACAGAACCGCAGCAGCCGGCCGCACCGTCGCAAGACGCCTTCGCGTCGATCCCCCAGCAGCAGGAAATGCCGCTGGCGATCGTGCGTGGCGAACCGTTGCTGCAGATGCCGCAGGATCTGTACATCCCGCCGGACGCATTGGAAGTCTTTCTCGAAGCGTTCGAGGGGCCGCTGGATCTGCTGCTCTACCTGATCCGCCGCCAGAACCTGGACATCCTGGACATTCCGATTGCCGAGATCACCCGGCAATACATGGAATACATCGACATGATGCGGGACGTGATGCGGCTGGAGCTGGCCGCCGAGTACCTGCTGATGGCCGCGATCCTGGGCGAGATCAAGTCGCGCCTGCTGCTGCCGCGGCCGCCCGCCGAGGAAGGCCTCGAGGACGACCCGCGCGCCGAACTGGTACGCCGCCTGCAGGAGTACGAGCGCTTCAAGAAGGCCGCCGAGGACATCGACACCCTGCCCCGCGTGGAACGCGACACCGTGCCGGTCCATGCCGAGGTCGGCGAGCGCAACGTGGTCAAGCTGCCGCCGCCGCTGGACCTGAAGGAAATGCTGCTGGCGCTCAAGGACGTGATGCACCGCGCCGAACTGTTCGGTCACCACGCGATCAAGCGCGAGGCGCTGAGCGTGCGCCAGCGCATGGGCGAACTGCTCAGCCGGCTCGAGGATGGCACGTTCCACCGCTTCGAGAGCCTGTTCGACGTCAGCGAAGGGCGCCTCGGCGTGGTGGTGACGTTCCTTTCCATGCTCGAACTGGCCAAGGAAATGCTCGTGGAAATCGTGCAGGAAGAACCCCTGGCGCCGATCTACATCAAGGCGAAGGCCTCGCTTGCCGAGGAAAGCGTCGAACTCCCGGACGACATGCCGGTGTCCGCCGCCGCCGAGTAA
- a CDS encoding PilZ domain-containing protein, with protein MTIENNVADESGPDESGTKFLRPARMRIETTVLMSHGVQSHPTELVDISATGALLRRPLGWQGELGQAWVLDMIFGRDLHIHLEAVVARISDRHIGFAYSRIPEDKQVPLWNLLGGYADILEHWREE; from the coding sequence ATGACGATCGAAAACAACGTGGCGGATGAATCGGGTCCCGACGAATCGGGCACGAAGTTCCTGCGGCCCGCGCGCATGCGCATCGAGACCACCGTGCTCATGAGCCACGGGGTGCAGTCGCACCCGACCGAACTGGTCGACATTTCCGCCACGGGCGCGCTGCTGCGCCGGCCGCTGGGCTGGCAGGGCGAGCTGGGCCAGGCCTGGGTGCTGGACATGATCTTCGGCCGCGACCTGCACATCCATCTCGAGGCGGTGGTCGCGCGCATATCCGACCGCCACATCGGCTTCGCCTACTCGCGCATCCCCGAAGACAAGCAGGTACCGCTGTGGAACCTGCTGGGCGGCTACGCCGACATCCTGGAGCACTGGCGGGAGGAGTGA